One Glycine soja cultivar W05 chromosome 2, ASM419377v2, whole genome shotgun sequence genomic region harbors:
- the LOC114393931 gene encoding cytokinin riboside 5'-monophosphate phosphoribohydrolase LOG7-like, translating into MEETKSKFKRICVYCGSSSGNKASYQEAAVELGKEMVERRIDLVYGGGSVGLMGLVSQAVHDGGRHVLGVIPKSLMPREITGDPIGEVRAVSDMHQRKAEMARQADAFIALPGGYGTLEELLEIITWAQLGIHSKPVGLLNVEGFYNSLLSFIDKAVDEGFISPKARRIIVSAPTAKDLVRELEEHVPERDEVVSKLVWEDRLNYVVPESEVAM; encoded by the exons ATGGAAGAGACCAAATCCAAGTTCAAGAGGATTTGTGTGTACTGTGGAAGCAGTTCTGGTAACAAAGCCAGTTACCAAGAAGCTGCTGTGGAACTTGGCAAGGAGAtg GTTGAGAGAAGAATTGATTTGGTCTATGGAGGTGGTAGCGTGGGCTTGATGGGTCTAGTTTCTCAGGCAGTTCATGATGGTGGGCGCCATGTTCTGGG CGTTATCCCAAAAAGCCTCATGCCAAGAGAG ATAACTGGTGATCCTATTGGGGAAGTGAGAGCAGTATCCGATATGCATCAAAGAAAAGCTGAGATGGCTCGTCAAGCTGATGCATTCATTGCCCTTCCTG GGGGATATGGAACACTCGAAGAACTGCTTGAAATCATTACATGGGCTCAGCTTGGGATCCACAGCAAACCG GTGGGCCTATTGAATGTGGAAGGATTTTACAATTCCTTGTTGTCTTTCATTGACAAGGCCGTTGATGAAGGCTTTATTTCACCAAAAGCACGTCGCATTATCGTGTCAGCACCCACAGCCAAAGATTTGGTTAGAGAGCTAGAG GAACATGTACCTGAGAGAGATGAAGTTGTATCCAAGTTGGTGTGGGAAGACAGGCTAAATTATGTGGTGCCTGAATCAGAAGTTGCCATGTGA